GGCTAAATTTAGACGCAAGGTTGTTCCAGGAGATGTACTTAAATTAGAAATTGAGATTGTAAAAATGAAGGGACCTGCTGGAATTGGTAAGGCCATAGCTACTGTTGACGGTGAAAAAGCTGTTGAATGTGAAATAATGTTTGCAGTAGGAAAGTAGGTGATATAATGTTTAACAAAATTTTAATTGCTAATAGAGGGGAAATTGCAGTTAGAATAATTAGAGCATGTAGAGAAATGGAAATAGAAACTGTTGCTGTATATTCGGATATAGATAGAGAGGCACTTCATGTTCAAATGGCAGATGAGGCTGTATGTATTGGACCTGCAAAGCCAAGTGAAAGCTATCTTAATATGGAAAATATAATAAGTGCAACGGTACTTACAGGAGCACAAGCAATTCATCCTGGTTTTGGATTCTTATCTGAGAACAGTAAATTTGCCCAGATGTGTAAGGAATGTAATATTGTTTTTATTGGACCTGATACTAAAACAATGAACAATATGGGGAATAAGTCAAAGGCAAGAGAAATTATGATGAAGGCAAATGTGCCTATTGTTCCAGGTACAGAAGGAAACGTAGAAACATCCAAGGAAGCATTAAAAGAAGCTGAGAGAATAGGCTATCCTGTTATGGTAAAGGCAGCAGCAGGTGGTGGAGGGCGAGGAATTAGAATAGTTAAAAATTCTCATGAACTCATAAAAATGTTTGAAACCGCAAAAAGAGAAGCTGAAGCCTCTTTTGGAGATGGAAGCATGTATATGGAAAAATTCATAGAAAATCCAAAGCATGTTGAGTTTCAAATACTTGGAGACAACTGTGGAAATGTAGTACATCTTGGAGAGAGAGATTGCTCTA
This Clostridium novyi NT DNA region includes the following protein-coding sequences:
- a CDS encoding acetyl-CoA carboxylase biotin carboxylase subunit is translated as MFNKILIANRGEIAVRIIRACREMEIETVAVYSDIDREALHVQMADEAVCIGPAKPSESYLNMENIISATVLTGAQAIHPGFGFLSENSKFAQMCKECNIVFIGPDTKTMNNMGNKSKAREIMMKANVPIVPGTEGNVETSKEALKEAERIGYPVMVKAAAGGGGRGIRIVKNSHELIKMFETAKREAEASFGDGSMYMEKFIENPKHVEFQILGDNCGNVVHLGERDCSIQRRNQKVLEETPCPIMTEELRNKMGEVAIKAAKAVNYKGAGTIEFLLDKNGEFYFMEMNTRIQVEHPVTEMITGIDLVKEQIKIAYGEKLSVTQEDIKFNGHSIECRINAENPSKGFMPSPGTIGVTCIPGGSGIRIDSALYQGYKMPPNYDSMIAKLIVHGKDRNEAISKMKRALGEFILEGIDTNISFQFEILNNKTFNEGTYNTGFINKEFGY